The genomic region GCAGGGGTAACCAAGTATGATAGCCCCTTTTAAATTCACACTGCACATGAGGATCCCAAAGTCAGTAGAAAGATTTGATATGTTTGAAACCTGGCATTAGAAATATTAATCCAAATTTATAGGAAAAAATAACACAGAACTATAAGATTTTTTTATACATTTTTCATTGAGCCCAGTGTTCGTGACAGTACAAACTATTCCACATCATGCTGCCAAGCGTTACTAGGTAGTGCCATGCTGCTAGGCAACCTGTTGCCAAGCAACCCATTTGTACCTAAGCCATGTTGCTAGGCAATGTAGATACACAAAGCCACCAAGCAATTCCAATGATAAGCCATGCTGAAAAGCGAGCCTAGCTGCAAGGCAATTCCTTGTTTTATGAGCCTATTAGCTGACTGACCCACTGTTAAATTCCCCATGCTGCCAAGCAACCAGTTGTTAGTGGAAACACTGAAGCTACTCACTCATTAATAAAACTACTAGTGCCCAATAGATTCATAGATTCCCTCAGTTTTCTGCAAGAAAAAATAAAGTAAAAGACCAAAACCAAGTTACCATGGTGACACATAATTTTTGGAATTCAGAGCCAGGATTTTCATTTCCCAACGTTGTCAACTATGAAGGGTTTTTAGAGAAAGTTCCCTCACACCCTACTCTGCTACTGTTCCAAGCAAAAGATACTTGTCATGACAACTGTATCTTGTCAAGTTGTCATGGCAACTGCtgcaatattgatctcaagtcTATTTAGGTAAACCAAAGAGAAATACCAGAGGAAAGGGTGTTGGAAGAAAAAGGGAAGAAAGCAAAATAAAATATCTACAACAGCAAAGTCTACAATAGAATTGGAAGCCACTCATCAATTCAATCACCCCCGAATTATATCGTTTAAATTACAGGGCCTCAAAAATGTACTTTTAGAAAGCTTGACAGGTCTTCTCTAAACAGTCCGTTTAAGTATGCAAGTTGAACAAAATCCACTGCCaccaacaaatgtttttttcatgaatGGCCATGCAAGCAAATTTATCAAGAACAACACAAAGTCACGAGCCATGCACGTCAAACCAAAccaaaataatgaaacagaccGCTGCGTGCAAGACTTGAGCTAACAAGCACTACCATACACCCCTTGCCCCCCTTCGAACCTGCAGGCACCTGTTAAACCTCAAAGGACTAATGGCAACATTCAGGGCTTTTCATTTTCCGCCACCATTTCTGTTTTTACTCACCTTTCTTCTTATCCTTTGACTTCTTGGGCGTAACAATCTTTTTGTTAGCGGACGCGTTTAGTGCCTGGTGCTCCTTGATGCGCCTCAGATGGAATGTGATGAACTGCCACATCATCCACGCCTGCATCAAACACAGGGCTGCCAGGCAAccaattctataaatagaaacatTGGTTGATAAACCAGCCAGTGGGTGCAAGAGAAACAAACATTGATAATGATATCCGCAGCAGGCTAGTAACATTGGACTCAGGCCTAAGCAAGGGCAAAGACACATCCAAATGAAAACATGAGTTGCCTTTGACAAAGACGGGGCTCAACACTAGGGGAGACGACTCACCTGACGACTCGTGTGTTGAAGTTTCCAGTCTGGAAGTTTATTTTAGCCTGTTCCGACTGTTTTAGCCCATACCTGCAATACGAAAAACCGACGTTAGTGACGAAATCAGCTGTTTGTGACACAACCAAGTGACCAGGGACTACAACAGATAAAAAGTTGTAAGTGTAAATCCAATAGAAATAGGTCATCTAGAGTTAAGTTTTGTAAAAAGGGAAGTTGTACTCACCAAAAAGTAAGAATTGCTATCGTAATTGTGGCCAGTCGGATTAATACGAACAATGCGTTAAAAATCATGaagctgaaaagaaagaaagggAAATTCGTGAGAATGCTTTATTTGTTTAAAAAGAAACTATAACGGAGTTAAATTCTGCTCCAATGTTCCCACACTGAAGATGTTTCTAACTTAAATGATGATTTATATAGAATGATTCAGACTTCCTTTCAGGTGATGATGGATTTCAGGATAGGCATCGCTGCTCAATGTGGAGCATCGTGGTACTCACCCTGTGTTGGCTAAATCTGTCTTCTCTGCGAAGTATAGTAATCTAGACATGTGCAGTAGGAACTCAACAGTATAATGTAGAACCAGCAAGCATATTGCCACGCGGTGGAAACTGAAATGAAACCGATGAATTATTTGATACCGTTATGAAAGAAACCCTATGGATCAAGTGTATCGTTCTGTGACCCTATGGATCAAGTGGATCGTTCTATGAAAGAAACCCTATAGATCAAGTGGATTGTTCTATGAAAGAAATCCTATGGATCAAGTGGATTGTTCTTTGAAAGAAATCCTATGGATCAAGTGGATCGTTCTATGAAAGAAACCCTATGGATCAAGTGGATCATTCTATGAAAGAAACCCTATGGATCAAGTGGATCGTTCTATGAAAGAAACCCTATGGATCAAGTGGATGGTTCTTCCAAAACTAACTCAAAACTGCTCCTTGTTTTCAAAAGCAAAGCAAACAGGCCTGTCAGTGGGCTCACCTCAGAGCTACAGCCAAAGTTATCATAACTATAAATCTAAAGACTTGGGGATTGTCTCTGAATGCAAAACAGACCATTGAAAAAGAAGTATATTTTTCTTACTTTAAACAATATGCTGCCAGTATGAAGACAAAGTATAGAGTGATATACTGACATCGCATCGGTATTTCTTCTTTCTTGATTTTCATGAAGTAAAGCTCGGGGAAGCCGTGTAGCCAATACGCCATCTGGAGACAAGAGAGAACACTGATAAATAGAGAACACTGATAAATAGAGAACACTGATGAATAGAGAACACTGATAAAATTGTTTCCACCCATGGTCACTGACCTattaagaatttttcaagaagAAGTCACAATCTACTGGATGCTGTTTTTATTGAGTGCTGGTATTGAAGTTTGACTGACCTCAACTGGAATCTAAACTGGATCATGAATGCACCTTGCAGCCAAGTGCCTTGATTGAGGAATGATACATAGAAACGATGACTTACTTGTatgatgaagaagaacttgATAATAAATCTGAAACATAAGCGGACGACAATTAGAAAGAGGAGAGGCGTTGCTCACCAATCATTGATAGGTTTTTACTTTGAACAACTTCGGAGATGAAACTTTTACGACACGCTAGATTCAGACAAGCTGAACTCTACAAACAGACTTACGGTAGATGAGAGTGAGCAGCTGGATAATCATCCCATAAATTACTGATCTTCGAAGCAAGATTTTCCTGGAATTACAAACCAAAGAGATTATTAGGAAAGATTATAGAACATAACAAACAGTAACCAAATTTTATTCTGTATTCAGATATTTGTAACTATATTTAGTCCCCAGGATATGGCCGTGAGCCCACACTAATGTCAGGACTAAGGGTATGTGGCCAACTACCACTAGGCAATAAACCAGAATATGTTGTCGGAATTGGCTCGGATCCGATTGTTGCCCATGTTTTGAATCCTTACCGTTAAAATGATATTTATTCCCCAAATCGCCGACACTAGATAGAAGACCATTAGCTGACCCGACTCGTTGAATTTACTGTGTTTGATCTTGGAGAGGTGCATCTTTCGGTTcagtttctgaagaaaaaaaataaaaaaactcaaaatatcagaaaatggTTCAATGATTATAGAATATCATCATGACAATAAAGGAAAACCATCTTGCAGAAGAATATGTAACAGTTTTTCATACAAAGCTACCTGTTCTCAGATGTTTTACATCACTGACAGTGGTCAGGTAGAAACCCCTGATTTAACAATGTGTTGATTGCCATTTCATCTGCGCACTCTGAAGTCTATACAATGTTGTCTGACAATACTTGTAAATGTGCGTAGGATTTCTTGTTGAGGGGAGAGGGGAAAAAACAATTGATTTTGGGCTTGCACCTGTACCTGGGGAAAACACTGGACATATGTATTGTATGAGTGGGAGTAATACACATCTGTGACAATAACAGGCACCAATTAGGCCAGGTTTCCAACCACGACCTTTGggaatacatgtaccacaacaGCTGCTAATGAGAATTCATTCCCAGGCATAACATTTTCAAGTTGCACTATTTCAATTCCTGATAataatgtgggcttttaaagattgtacagtgaaacctcccatTGGGGACAACCCTGTAAATAGGACACaaactctattaaggacaatactTTTGTTGTCCCATTTGTCAAACGCACACATAAAGGAGACATTTTACCAAACATGTTTTGAACTGAATGAATTGGCTATTGTTGAAATCAAGATTTCCTGTTCCGGCAAATTCTATTAGTTCTGGCATTTCCAGAAGCGACATCACGGAGGAGGGGGGAGAGACTTACATCAAGGACATATTCCTGTAGAACAGCGTGAACGACAATACACATCATGAAGTAGAAGAACACCGTCAGTGTATCCTTGATGCCATATGTGTAGTGAGTGATTTCTTGACTGTCTGTATCTGCAAGACCAAAGGTGTGATATAAGTTTCGAACGCTGTTACTTTATTGGGCCTATTTTTACTTCAAATTCAACACCATTGAGAAGTATTAAAGTGTCAATGCATTGGTTATGTGCCTTGGAGTTAAGTTTAATATTTCTCACACGCGAGATACATAGGTAGAGGACTGCTACAGTACATCAATCAAGAACCCTGAAATCTAAAAATCTTTTACCACTCACCATTGACTGTGACGTTGTGTTGCATCGCAACAAACAAGGAAGCAAGAGGTGCCGTTGCCTAAAATATAAGAACAGTCAACACAATGTCACAGTCTGGAATTTCCGAGATGAAAATCATGAAGAAGCTGAAAATCAAGCAAACGAAAACCAGCTGTTCTAATGAAAATTACCGAACATTCGTAGCAAGCACAGGCCCAACCTGTGCGTAAATGCTGCTATCACATTTTTAAACCAAGTAAATTGAGGCCAGGAAGGAACTTTGACAAATGGCAACAGGTAAACAGCCGACGTcccaaaagtaaaaaataaacATCACAAACAGAAGATAAAATATATCACGATAGACATTACAGCATCATCCTCAATATGACATCCTATCAAAGACATTAGTCCATAAATATATCTGCCAGCCACATCTATTTCATCGACAGGTTACCATATGGAAACCAtcataataggcctatgtaaacAGTGTAGATTTGTGTACAATACAATGTGCAACGTGGTACCGGCAACTGCCAAGATTTTCGACACCGGTTTTTTTACCCACCTGAAACATCAGTCCGATGACAAACACCATCATGACGCATGATACAGCGTCTGCATGATTTTGAATTATGAATTCATGGCTAAGAAAAGGTGGATTTTTTGTGCTCTTAGGTCTCCTGAGGCCCATTTTGACGGCagttttcagatattttcttcacaaaatacTCCAAAATAAAGGAAGTGGGTCTTCACACACGCATGCGCAGTGATAATTTTCCACATGGCATATATTTTGTAACGACGGTTTTGATTGGGTGAGGAATTGCAAATTGGCTAATGTTGCCCCAAATCATCAAGACTATAATCGTGTCCTGAGCCCGCTGCTGGCTCCCCTGCCGGTGGCCAATAATACTACTTAGTACGCACATGAAACGTACACACAGGAGTAATGCCGCGAGAATTTGCACTGCATGGGTCCTGGTCATATAAGTAAGTTGGAATAAAGATAAGCTGTGATCATAACGGTCTTCAGCACCATGTTTGGGGTACATGGAATAAACCGTCCCCAGTTTCCCCCTAAAATTAGTAAAaaatcgcgtagttccactttttcagctcagatggcgccagctgggggtcctgtcaaaatcattgactcccgaaactctacagggtggcccagaaaggttttccctcgcacaatagaattctattgtgtatccattgtgtgagggaaaataattctgggccaccctgtatactaGTAGCCCTACATGAACTGGTCACCCTGTTCAAAAACATCGGAGTGAAAGTGAAAAACGAAGACATTTCTGTTTTTCACCGCAACGGGTCTGCGTATTTTACCATCGTCTGTATTGTTACTGCAGAAATGAATTTCGGCCAATAAGACAggagtgcaccatatctcttacGGATGTTCCCACTTCTTTCTAGAGGAAAGGAAATATAGTCCCTTGTTCTTTATGTCCATGTGTAAGGTTGTGACAAGCAACATTGCCAACAACTCGTCTCGATCAGTCAATACACACACAAAATACAAtgataattcaatatttcttaataaaagttttattggtgtagtaaccatggttacttaGCTACATGATTAGTTACACTGATTATCACGATAAGGCAGTAATCTGTCTcagaaatagaaaaaaatagcAGAAAAATCCAGATTTCTACAAGTATGCAAAATGTCTCTATCGGGTCTTTTACACACTGGTATCCGATTGACTACACTAGTTATGGGCCACAGAAGACTTCTCCAAACCATCCTTTAGAATTGAAAGGGAGCCCTTTTCATCCGCTAATTTCATCAGCTACAAACGATTTTGGGTAGTCAATTGTGGCCCCTAACTAGTTTATTCAGGATAGTATATACAGTTGCCAACGTCTTTACCGTTTGATTGATCCAGGCCTACGTAAATATACATGATACatcagatattttcaaaactaaATGCAATTTCAAACTCAGTACCCAGACTATCTAGACCATAATCACTCTGTTTATACAGGAAGCCAAGAGGTGACAATTAGACCACTGAAATACTCCAGGCAGGCAAATGCACTTAACTTCTTGGCTTACATTTTAGAGATATTCGTACAGCATCAACATGGACAATTCATAAATTTATATACAAGTGGGCCTACAGTACTACTATTTGAAGAATTCtacatttcttttttctttactGTATGGTTCGGTCTTATTTACAATATCGTTTATACTTATGTATGTACCTAATGTATgc from Lineus longissimus chromosome 19, tnLinLong1.2, whole genome shotgun sequence harbors:
- the LOC135503361 gene encoding translocating chain-associated membrane protein 1-like isoform X1, with the protein product MGLRRPKSTKNPPFLSHEFIIQNHADAVSCVMMVFVIGLMFQATAPLASLFVAMQHNVTVNDTDSQEITHYTYGIKDTLTVFFYFMMCIVVHAVLQEYVLDKLNRKMHLSKIKHSKFNESGQLMVFYLVSAIWGINIILTENLASKISNLWDDYPAAHSHLPFIIKFFFIIQMAYWLHGFPELYFMKIKKEEIPMRCQYITLYFVFILAAYCLNFHRVAICLLVLHYTVEFLLHMSRLLYFAEKTDLANTGFMIFNALFVLIRLATITIAILTFWYGLKQSEQAKINFQTGNFNTRVVRIGCLAALCLMQAWMMWQFITFHLRRIKEHQALNASANKKIVTPKKSKDKKKAKKDDDISHLPEVDQDTATENGSLRSRAVAKKKN
- the LOC135503361 gene encoding translocating chain-associated membrane protein 1-like 1 isoform X2 is translated as MGLRRPKSTKNPPFLSHEFIIQNHADAVSCVMMVFVIGLMFQATAPLASLFVAMQHNVTVNDTDSQEITHYTYGIKDTLTVFFYFMMCIVVHAVLQEYVLDKLNRKMHLSKIKHSKFNESGQLMVFYLVSAIWGINIILTENLASKISNLWDDYPAAHSHLPFIIKFFFIIQMAYWLHGFPELYFMKIKKEEIPMRCQYITLYFVFILAAYCLNFHRVAICLLVLHYTVEFLLHMSRLLYFAEKTDLANTGFMIFNALFVLIRLATITIAILTFWYGLKQSEQAKINFQTGNFNTRVVRIGCLAALCLMQAWMMWQFITFHLRRIKEHQALNASANKKIVTPKKSKDKKKEN